The Hippocampus zosterae strain Florida chromosome 10, ASM2543408v3, whole genome shotgun sequence genome contains the following window.
gtgttgataACAACACATGGTGACAGTAAAAaccaaatatataataatagcTTCATCCTATTCTTCCATCTTATTCACCATAAGAAGACAAGAAACCTGCTCAGATAACGAAACCCTGACAAAGGTCTTTGGTATGTGGGGGTCCACGGTTATTCCCGTTTTGTAATCTAAATAAATCCTAATAAGTCCTGGAATGGATTGTGTTTGATCTGATAGGATTTGCTGTACAGGGGTTGGATGTTGCACGTGTTCATTTGTCTTAAAATTTTTTGATGGTGCCAGTGGAGACACTCAATTGTACAAAGCCCCTCCCCAAACTGTAGGAGTGCGACCCACTCACCCTCTTGTTTGAGAACATGATAAAAGATGACACATATCGGAATCTGTCACCAGTTTCCTGCATATGATGCCTCACATTGAATAACAAACACTTGATGAACCATAGTACAATATAACATCTCTATGTCTAGACACTTCTGTTTGTACCACTAATGAGGTTACCTTTTTAGGGCTTGAATACAAAACTCAAAATCTGCATCCTTTATATTGAGGAGTGGTTTCAAACttgcggcccgggggccatttggCAGCCAAACAGGATGATATTTTGCAGCCTCCTACTTGACATCAAAATTTATATTAGTGTGGCCTGTTTTTACCACGTTGTTGCCCTGGCGTTTTTGTACCATTGAGTATCGGTATCAATTTCCAGATGTGGAAGTTACCCATCCTTACACACAGCAAAACTATTTAAGGTAaggaaacctttatttgtctcgcaatggagaaattcccgattcacagcagcaaagtgatgaaaggaagaagtagaacaacaaaatataggagctgctggaaaggcagccactcacgcaaagccattttaaaatgtgcatgtgCTGCAATTATAAGTACTCTGTGTtaggggaaggggggtgggggagacaaCACACCTCTCTCAATTCAGGTCATAACATACCGGTAACTCCAAATCTGGTGATATTTCAATTTAATGagtatcgaaagcagtgacTCAGTCTCAACTAATGGGTCGAACACATGactcaaaagaaaatgtttgatttgcctGATCGGTACTTTGAACATGTAGCCTAAGCATGTGTTGTTAAAGTATGTTACCGCATCTCCATGATACAGGTTTTTAAAGGTCATTTTTAAACAGTACATTTTAATTGCTCTTAACATCTATTAAAGTGGGTTGCGACGTAGCTACAATAGAAAAATGCGGGTGCTTGTGTGATCTAGGTCAGTGGTGCCCATGTTCGGTCCTCGAAAGCCTCGATCTAGCCTATTATACATGcttccctcttccaacacacctgattcaaatgagcaaGCTGGGCAGAAGactgataatgatcctgatcatttgaatcaggtgtggtggaggagggaaacatgtaaaacaggctggataaaGGCTATCGAGGACTAGACTTGGGCAGCTCTCATCTAAGTTCTCAACCCTTTTTCAGTGATGTACCCGCTGTGAAATAGCAAGTACCCCCAAACCAatgccaagcaaaaaaaaaaaaaagtctttaaacAGAGTGCCATGACAACAGTGTCTGATTTATTAAACTTTGAAAGACAACTTGAGTTGGTATCTGTTAAATTATTTGGAGATGaaattacatcacaaaaaagaaagaaagaatcaaTCCAATTATAAATCGGGATTTGTGTCCATAAATCTGATTTTCAACATAAAGTCTCCTCATTTGGGAGCATAGCAAAGACCTTTTCTcaaaaagaatgttttaaacttcattttAACTGAAAACAGGAACAGtctcccccctcaaaaaatctTAAAATATCCAATTGATAATTAAAAAGAAGACTTACAACATTACCAACTGTCAACACTGAATATTGTATCTTTGCGGTGAAGTGAGTGTTTTTGCATTTAATGAGACATTTTAGTGAGCTATTTGGCTTGTGCTTCACAAAGGAGCTTTGCCATATTTGGTGGCAGGGAGGCAACTGCTGTCATCAAGCTCCTCTTTTGCATGAATGCAACCGTTGGAATATATTCTAAAAGATTAAATACTGCACAGTAAACAGCTGTCATATCTGGAAAATGACAGGGCAATGTTTTCCTCTGAGATTGATAAACACCCACCAAGGAGTTTAGACTCTAAAGTCAGTACAGTAGACACTGCTCATCATCACAGTGAGGTGCATGCATATACACACAGCATAAACCCGGCATGGGGTAAATGATCAGGCAAGAGATGTAGGTCAAATCAATGACACAGCATCAAGGCACGTGACACATGCCTTTCAATGCCTGCCTGGTAGTCAAAGTTTGTGTAGAATTTGAATCACTTGGAAAGCATGTGACTTACCTTGCGGTTTTTAGATATGCtccatttatttgaaaataacaaATCAATGGCAGTTATTGCGTGTTTGTCAAAATGTGAGGTTCTACTGATGTTTGTTGTCTTACGAAAGCGAGTAGTGAGTAAATGTCATTTGAATGGAAGGTAGGCGTTAtcatttatttcagccttgAAGTTGGCTCTGAAGTGAAACTTAActatcagccagctctgaatttgcttgtttgttagattttttttcgttttttttaaccactgctCTCAGTTTAACACCAATGTTCAGCACACACATAATGGGCTGAGAGCGCCTGGTTAAATGAATGACGGTGCAAGCGACCACATCTTTCAGAAGACAGACACGGGCAGgtcaaaaaaaactgttttcgtGTGCCATGCTGCAGTTTAAGTGCCTGTCTCTCCCCTGCTGTCTGTGTCCTCGAAGCTAAAGTTGCAAGTGTGTACCCAAGGCGAACACTCCATTGCCATTAGGCAAAATACCCCCAAAAAGAGCAGGGGCTACGATAAAAGAAGCAAACTTCAAGGCTTCGTGAAGGTATCACACGCCTAACTGTATTTGTTAACGTTTATTACAGTTAATAAACAGTGCctaatcaaataaaaaagcaaGTTTGGCCAGAAAACCTGAGCAAACACGACAACGAGTAGCGTCTGTGTAACGAAATTAGACCATTTTTTACGGTTGGGTACTTACAGAACACACAAAGCGTACGCCCCGTTGACACTCTCGCTGTCCCGTACCAGGAAGCTGCCGTCTCTCCCGGCGCGAGCCAGCAGCTCCTCGGCCGCAGCTCGACTGAGGTCCCTGTGATACCACATTGGCGGTGCGGGCCCGAGTGGAGAAagcccgccgccgccaccgccgcctccgGCCATGGCCACAGCCCCTCTAACCGGCGTCAATTGCTTCCCAACTTATCCGAAAACCTCCCAGCCTGCCTCccgaagagggggaaaaaagtaataCGAAGAGTTGAGAACCGACGAAAGTGGCGAAAACGTCAGCGCAAACAATCTGCGAACAATCAAGTTTCCAAAGTGTGAGAGTGAAGTTGTTTGCTGTGTCGTCTCGGTTCCTGAAAGGTTTGCCAGTCGCCACCCTCCTCTTTCGCTTCTCACTACCACGGAAATCTGCCTATGTAAATCCACAATGGAAAGGGGGGAACAGCGGTGGACACAGCCTATGTCCACACACTGGAGCCTCCAACTGTAAACACACAAAGACCTGGACAcgactttcaaagtaaaagcactAATGGGCGAATGACGTTATGAGCTTTTTATATTTTAAGGCACCTTTTGGTTAACATTTCCTACAtggaaatacaaatacaaatatacatggaGCGTCACGCAAGTGTTTGCTTTTTACTTGTCTCTTGTCTAActtgtttccatttgtttttgtttaagtgGGCCACCAGAAGTCGTATCTGTTTTACAAATGCAGCTTGCTGTTCATTCTTGTTGCAACAGTTAGGTGATTAAAAAAGTTGTTGTTGGACAGCATTGTTGCAAATGTAGTATAGTGTGTTCTATCCCTGGCCCTTGTGaggaagtgtccttgagcaatatACAGTACCGAAACCCCAATAGCTCATAATGCTGTGTCATCAGGAGATGAATGAGGAGTCAGTGGTGAAGCACGATAGAAATTCCCATTTGAAAGCTCTCAATCATATGTTTTTACGTGCATTTATTTTGAAGCATATAttgcaaatgcaattttttcccaaacattttatttcgaaaatgttttgtattttttgcatttacattttatttagggCTTCAACTACTTATCGTCAGGTTTATAAAGCAAGTTTGATCCACTCTAAGTGTTTaggtcttcacacaaatatcACACAATACAACAAATTAAAGCACTtttagaacaaatgaaatacttACCAACAGAATGTCATACTGTCATTATAAGACTTGTTTTACAAAGATGATCTCCGCATCCATCAAGTTCGCGTCTAAGCGGGTGCTTCTTCTTTTCTCCCCATAGGTTTTGCAGTGTGACCTGCACACCAAAGCCATGGGCTGTTTTTGTTCGAACATCAGCAAGCCCTGCATGTAGCACCGAGGGAACCGAGCTGCAATTGGAAATATTCTCCTGTTATGCAATCCTTTCCTTTTTCAGAACACACTAGAGGGCAGACTTGCACAAATGGAGACTTCTGTGATCATGGTTCACAGGGAACATCTTTAAATTGTCAGATAGTTTAACTTTCACTCGAGTAATACTTACACATCATCGGATTTGTAATGCAGGACCTTGACTGAGTCATGCTTACAGTCAGCAAGTACAGTATGCTAAGATACATTTATCTGGATGTTATCATTTTGGTTTAGAATCGTGGGGTTTTTAGATATCGGACTGagtcaaatgtcacaaaaggaattcatatctaaaatgtCAGTgtagcaaaattcacaacagacattggattttacacacacacacacacacacacactaagctGGGGCTGAGGAAACTAGAACCCAATAATTAGCCAGCAATGGAGCCCACTAACCACTAGTGGTGAAAGGGAGTGGTCGTGCAAAGTCGGTCTCTTCGATATCTCGAGTACATAGAAATTCTCACAGCAGTTCCCagttcatttttcatgtttattAACATGGTTGTCTCTCAaaggttttttaaaaagtttaccTATTCCCTGGTGTTACTATAGAATACAGTACAATGTACTGTATAGAAATGGCATGCCACtgcatttattgaaaaaaaaaatcttatcttGCACAAACTGTCTCTTATGAATGAATGGGCAGGCTACTGTTGCAACCTTCCCCCAACCCCTGGAAAACAGGTGTGTTCACTGAAGACTCTAACTTGGCCATCAGGGCACATGGTGTCTGTGTGTCGGACAGTCCTGTGTTTGAAAAGTGATCAGTCTAGGGTAGCCATCAAACAATATGAACATTTTACAATTAGTGACCAAGATAATCAAAATGATGTCATTATAAGTCTGACCATTATGTTGCTCAAAGAAATGcatgcaaaacaataaaaaaaaatacggatgCATGCACTTAAATAGATTTTCTCACAGCCGGAACACCTAAACCAGTTGTATATATTTGAAACCAGACATCGTAGTTGAAATCAATTTTATTGATTGATCTAGAACCAAGCGGTACAGGCAAGGAAAATGTACTCTCCTTCTTAGAACAGTGTAGAAATAAATGATGTAGCCAGGAAGAGAAGCCATGCGAATGAAAAACTATGAGGTTGCTGAGCATTGTTGATGTAATACTCAGCGACCTTTGTGTTGGGGTTTGGTCCAGTGAACCAGAGCTGCATGCACCGCCCTGATGTTTTGGTGTGCCTCGTATAAAGGTAGGAGTTTGACCAAATTTCTTCACACATGGATTTGGGCGTTGGGTAGACATCAGTCCACTTTCTGCACTTGCTGCCTTCGGGGCATTGGTTACTACCTGTAATACAGAAAGATGATTATTTAGGTTTAATTTGTCATCATGAACACACAGCAAATCCAACCCCTTGATACGCTGAATGATATTTTCAGATAAAATATGTTGACtttcagaacaaaaacaaatctttgtATTGCATGTGTGTCCATAAGCAAAAGAGCAAAACGGAGAAAACGAGTCACATTTGTGATGAGAACACACCTGAGCTCCAGTCCCATCCCTTGTGCCAGTTCGTCTTACATGTCACATCATTTTTGCAGTCCTCCCACCACTCATGGCAGTCCTCCATACACAGAGGTACATTCAAGATTCGCTCCTTGCGCCAGGTTTGATCCACCTGCACAAACACAGGAAAGGTAACAGTGTATGATTGTATAATCAACAAGATTATGTATTAGAACACACAATACATAACTGGGTAAAATAGCATCAAAAACactaaaaatgatcattttgccAAAGTTTGTAAATCCTGTATCCCCTCTTGTGCGGACCTGTAGGGCCGTCAGTGTGAATTGAACCAACACAAAAATGACAGCACCTACCGCTTGTATCCAAGGCCCTAAGTGTGGCGAGCATTCATAGAAGCAAGTGTCTTGGATGAAATGCCTCTTGCACTTGGAACTCATCGCACCACAGTGGTTCCAGTTGAAGTTGTACAGATAGGAGTTATCTTCATGGGCTTCAGCAGTGGTATTTGCTGTGCAACATGCATTGTGACGCCATGGCTTACACTAAAATATAATGAAGAACACAAGTAGTGCTTACTGCTGTTTTTAGCAATTGTGAATGACAGCAAAAACTGAATAAGTTGGGCAAAAATTGCATTCGTGTCTATCACCTGAAGGTAAAGCTTTCCCTCTGGGCCAGGTTTTACTTTATGGTGTTTGGCATCCATACACATATTTAGTTTGTCTTGAGACAGAGAACTCCCGGAGAAGGCGAGCAGCAAGACCAGAACAACCCACATGGCTCTGCAGCAGAAAATCACTGGTGTCGCCAAAAGTCAATCATACAACGTACAGACAGCTATGCGGCAGGTGAGGTTGCAGGGGGAGAATTTCTGTAAGAGAACACATCATGAATATCAGTTCCCCTTATTTTGGTTGAAATGAAcaattttgttttatatttcaaactacAAACATAACTCACAACTTAAAATGTTTGTACTTTAGAGTGTGTTAGGATGTGACACCAATAGCATGACAACAGGCAAGTATCgttgaagccaacacttggcgtagtttattgaAGAGTCTTCGCAAAGTCACTCGGGGAGCATGTGGAGTCCACGAGGAGATGTCCACACAAGGcacaagaagctgcaggagatggcaacagagtccactggcATGGTAACGGCACAACCTTGCACTGAGGAATGGTCTGTGAGCAaatttgtaccagtccaaacgagcagataggcaacaggtgggtgatgagctgacgagtctcaggtgtgaggtgcagagcaccctggctgaggaggctgccttgctggcccctccctaacagaGTGTTTATGATTGACTGAATGTAAATGAAATATTGGTCAAAATAGACTAAAAGGGTccatcgtttatttatttatttatttgtgtttttggggCCTCTTCAGTTTTTTCCAAAGCTGTATGGTGACTTTGTCAGCATTAATTACACTTTTTTACCCTTAGCGGTtagtacagtggacagcttgttaTCAGGtgaccttgctctccaaccactGATTTTAGAATGTTCACAAATGTAATAtagttttatgttttgtgttcagTGTGATAATCATCATTTCCTGATACATTCCAGTAAGGAGGTTGCTCACCATCATGACATAACAACTGTCTGCCGTGAGAAGAGATCTCATGTTGCTACACTAAGATGTTGTTAAAGAATGAATGACAAATTCACACACATCAACATTCTTCACTTTAGTTTTAAGACTCTTCTTAAATATTAAAAGAACGCTCTTGCAAAGAGCAAGAAGTCTGTGTTAAGTCATTTcaataaaaagtttgaaaagatAAGAAAGATTATTGATCACCGTACAGCATTTTAAAATCTATATAGGGTACTCACATTTACAGACAGAACACTACTGGcacttcaacaaatataaataataataaaatccagAGGTAAATGTAAAGTTTTCAGTGAAGAATGGAATTGTTCTTTACCTCATTGCGGTTGGTTATCtgcaaattgttttgaaatccaAGAACCTTCCTGGAAACACGCCTGAGTAAGTATAAGAGCAAGTGTGACCAAAGATGAAGATAGCCGTCAAATAAGAAAAGTTATCAGAGCATTGTTTCCAAAGTCCAAAGTCTTCCAATTGTGTGTGgctgtgctcgtgtgtgtgtgtctgtgtctgtgtctgtgtgtgtgtctgtgtgtgtgtgcgtgtgtgtgtgtgtgtgtgtgactgaagAAAAGAAGGGATCTGATAATGGCATTTATTACGTCTACATGTGAGGTAGTTTAGTCTTATCTCAAGGTTAGACCGCtgcatacacacaaaaatggcAGGATGACCTAA
Protein-coding sequences here:
- the folr gene encoding folate receptor → MWVVLVLLLAFSGSSLSQDKLNMCMDAKHHKVKPGPEGKLYLQCKPWRHNACCTANTTAEAHEDNSYLYNFNWNHCGAMSSKCKRHFIQDTCFYECSPHLGPWIQAVDQTWRKERILNVPLCMEDCHEWWEDCKNDVTCKTNWHKGWDWSSGSNQCPEGSKCRKWTDVYPTPKSMCEEIWSNSYLYTRHTKTSGRCMQLWFTGPNPNTKVAEYYINNAQQPHSFSFAWLLFLATSFISTLF